The Antricoccus suffuscus genomic sequence GCGACGTCAGAGGAGCAACTGCGCGGTCAGCTCGCCGCACTGACCCACTAGGCTGGCAATATGCGAGCCGCGAGATATGAAGGTCCAGGCAATATCCGAGTCGCGGACGTTGTGCCGCCGAAGATCGAAGACGACACCGACGTGCTGGTGCGTGTGACGAACGCCGCGGTCGGCGTGCCCGACATGTGGGCCTATCGCGGTTTCGGCGGTTACGAGCCGGGCGCGGGCATCGGGCAGGAGTTCGTCGGCGTCGTACACGAGGTCGGCAAGGACGTGCGCCGAGTACGGGTGGGCGACTTGGTTGTCTCGCCGAGCACGTGGTCGTGCGGACGGTGCGACTATTGCCGCGCCGGATTGCAAACTTCCTGCGGCGAGGGCGGTTACTACGGCGAGCCGGGCAGTTACGGCGCGCAAGGAGAGTTTGTCCGGGTGCCGTTGGCCGACGGCACGCTGGTGGTGGCGCCCAACTCGATGCTCGGTGACGAGATGAGGCTGCTGCCGCTCGCTGCGGCCCTGCCGGCAGGACATCATGCTGCACTCGCCGCGAAGGTTGCCCACGCGCGCACCGTCACGATCGTCGGAGACGGTGCCTATGGGCTCAGCGCCGTACTCATGGCACGTCGACTCGGCGCCACCGATGTCCTCGTGGTGGGGCACCACGAGGATCGCCTGGAGGTCGCGTCGGAGTTCGGCGCGTCGGCGGTTGTGCTGTCGCGTGATATCGGCGAGGCGTCCGAAAAGGTCATGTCGCTCACGGGCGGCGTTGACAGCGTGATCGAGGCGGTCGGGGAGCAAAGTGCGCTCGATCTTGCGCTCGCGGTGGTTAAGGACGGCGGAGCGATCGGCTACGTCGGCGTACCGCATGCCGTAGACGGTCTTGACCTCGGTGTTCTGTATGGCCATAACGTCAGTCTTGCCGGCGGCATCGCTCCGGCCCGCGCGTATCTGCCGATGCTGCTGCAGGAAGTAGTCGACGGCAAGCTCGACGCCGACGCGATCCTAGATCTGACGGTCGGTATCGAGGAGGTCGCGGACGGCTACGCGATGATGGACGACCGACTCGCGATCAAGGCACACGTTCAGTTCTAGCCGGCGAACCGTCCTGTCGGGCACGGCTCGTCTGAGAATTTCGCGCATCGATCGTACATATGTGTCATTTGGCAGCAAGATTTCGCCCGCCGTGCTGCGGAACGACACATGTGTGGGCGGCTGCGGCATCGTAGGGAACAACGAAGCGGGACTCGCCTCTCGTTCACTTCCCGCGGATCACGGGCTTACTTCCCGCGGATCACGGGCCCAGTTCCCGCGGATCGTCTAGCCGGCAAACGGCGAGTTATAGACCACGAAGAAGATCGCGATGTAATGGCTGATCGCGGCCAGGATCGTGAACGCGTGGAAGACCTCGTGGTAGCCGAAGTAACCGGCTTTGATGTTGGGCCAGTGGGTGGCGTAGAAGACCGCGCCCACGCTGTACAGCAGACCACCGAAGAGCATCAGGACGAGCGCGGCAACACCACCGTTGACCGATATCGGCTGTACGACGAAGATCGCGGTCCAGCCCACCGCGATGTAGATGGGTACGCCGACCCACCGCGGCGAGGTCGGCCAGGCCAACTTCAGTGCTATTCCGGCGAAACACCCGCTCCACGCGACGCCGAGAACCCACCACCGGGTTGCACCGCTTAGCGCAAGCAGGCCGAACGGAGTGTAGGTACCGGCGATGAAGAGGAAGATCATGCAGTGATCCATCCGCTTCATGACCTTCCAGCCACGTGTCGTCCATCGGCGCCGGTGATAGAGGGCAGACGTACCGAACATCGCGCACATGAACAGGCAGTAGACCGAGGTTGCGAGTGCCGCGCGTCCGCTTTCGACAGCCGCCAGAGGGATCAATACCGCAGCCTGTAGGACCGCCGAGATGAATGCGGCCAAATGTAGGTAGCCGCGCAGCCGTGGCCGGGTGTCAAGTGGCTCGTAGTCCGGATCGTCGGCGGCGAGACTGAGCTCGGCGTCGATGATCTGTGCGAAGCGTGCTTCTTCCGTGAGCGCGTCAACCGTGCCCTGGTGGCCCGGGACTTCTGCTGTGTCGGTCATCGCATCCCCCTCTCGCGGTTAGTGCCGGTCTGTCTCGAGTCGGCCCACTGCGGTGGCTCTTGCCAGGTGCGGATTGCGGTCAAGTGTCGCTCATTTC encodes the following:
- a CDS encoding zinc-binding dehydrogenase, translating into MRAARYEGPGNIRVADVVPPKIEDDTDVLVRVTNAAVGVPDMWAYRGFGGYEPGAGIGQEFVGVVHEVGKDVRRVRVGDLVVSPSTWSCGRCDYCRAGLQTSCGEGGYYGEPGSYGAQGEFVRVPLADGTLVVAPNSMLGDEMRLLPLAAALPAGHHAALAAKVAHARTVTIVGDGAYGLSAVLMARRLGATDVLVVGHHEDRLEVASEFGASAVVLSRDIGEASEKVMSLTGGVDSVIEAVGEQSALDLALAVVKDGGAIGYVGVPHAVDGLDLGVLYGHNVSLAGGIAPARAYLPMLLQEVVDGKLDADAILDLTVGIEEVADGYAMMDDRLAIKAHVQF
- the trhA gene encoding PAQR family membrane homeostasis protein TrhA, with product MTDTAEVPGHQGTVDALTEEARFAQIIDAELSLAADDPDYEPLDTRPRLRGYLHLAAFISAVLQAAVLIPLAAVESGRAALATSVYCLFMCAMFGTSALYHRRRWTTRGWKVMKRMDHCMIFLFIAGTYTPFGLLALSGATRWWVLGVAWSGCFAGIALKLAWPTSPRWVGVPIYIAVGWTAIFVVQPISVNGGVAALVLMLFGGLLYSVGAVFYATHWPNIKAGYFGYHEVFHAFTILAAISHYIAIFFVVYNSPFAG